The following coding sequences lie in one Cloeon dipterum chromosome 1, ieCloDipt1.1, whole genome shotgun sequence genomic window:
- the LOC135948156 gene encoding homeotic protein spalt-major-like isoform X2 yields MSRRKQARPIRVLEPEDALQSALTEPAEPGTSILGAINENSCSVSEDDGAESEDLQDADPNSERQCRRCKADFVNLAAYVAHKPTCAKPVDEEELAGSSGEDADDEKRDGGEVLKRRRLQDAENNNGAVTTPNKEEMEDFSEPNKVANMMNLAPLLNLSSGGGSPNAAAALATLSTLPGAAGLFSSSVTLETMQNTKVAVAQFAATALANCANNPAAMQELAVLQSTLFALQQQQVMQMNIIQQLQQQLTLNRDSKEGSPVSPASIPRSQQDDILTPPSPPISIPSSLPLSSANVPLQPSGYHHERERERVMEKERFMQPSPSSQGTALPATMMSKPLSAGPRISMAEISHTIKPPVKDSPRVPTPPTTSSAPTSIANSIIPPHPLHHQTGGVTGCSISATLADTIITNTEPFPSLDEPNSLEMLQRRAQEVLDSASQGLLAGNLADELAFRGSGGSKGGKNGDGKRGSEPFFKHRCRYCGKVFGSDSALQIHIRSHTGERPFKCNVCGSRFTTKGNLKVHFQRHTSKFPHIKMNPNPVPEHLDKYHPPLLAQLQQNNPSSSSPPLIPHPVIGSSLPPFPPSQVSTHPPSIPIPSSHHFRANSHPLLNTSTLVAPTGLQIPPPAVAAVPPSQQQQQQHQQHHHLSLPLHHHHHHHLKREQYQPPQDVPENLSKPAPRPSSNTSSASPPLHARVKAEAVYSDDDDADKRSNSNHHEDLMHPLTSPSSHHTPHNDLHHRPPSSSNPYLDEELSGGGRSSSRAGDFSEEEAALGGGDRDAGSPPPPSFVDAAADETSQRSLLSQQAASRHDQPENLNESSPLPSPALARSCGSPSESNSLGALDLTPKIASPPATVVSSSSSTGGGGGGSSSVTPSALFASPPAMNLPPHLVNGNFLSSASAAAILARMPPMHGSPVGRIVAARGNTTCNICFKTFACNSALEIHYRSHTKERPFKCTICDRGFSTKDGDATLTNSPRSDHPLSPNPAPCVCDQWRIQHNSPAPKSKRQTPKIPSRVKRKPPAHGFGITARFPYSHLNLFFDAGYATSPLARQHLPGNMKQHMLTHKIRDMPQHLFDTSKKPSSRDRDLVHSSQMLSHGHHPSSLLPQQHHQPPMHLSLQSLQNCSNSNSEDGLEERAPSTPTSDSHISTRSPELGLKRPSPEEDMPMAKRPSGLHKHLCHVCNKNFSSSSALQIHMRTHTGDKPFKCTVCQKAFTTKGNLKVHMGTHMWNNGASRRGRRMSLDLPPIPMTPKDSEFLQRRPDLFYPYLTTPFINGMQQKLNEISVIQSSTPPGGLPSPPSKFGPGLPMGFHGLGQPFDKPLGLTTADASRSPSPEDKSSPLSLVRHASSPPAASAWDMHYRRLSPADRNGSPPSTQQGIMSLSPSPPAGAQNAEAPQHRGESLVA; encoded by the exons ACGAAAATTCGTGCTCAGTGTCGGAAGACGACGGTGCAGAAAGCGAGGATTTGCAGGACGCAGACCCCAACAGCGAGCGCCAGTGCCGACGTTGCAAGGCCGACTTCGTGAATTTGGCCGCCTACGTGGCTCACAAGCCGACCTGCGCCAAGCCGGTGGACGAGGAAGAGCTCGCTGGCTCCTCAGGTGAGGACGCCGACGACGAAAAGCGCGACGGCGGCGAGGTGCTAAAGCGCCGTCGCCTCCAGGACGCTGAGAACAACAACGGAGCCGTCACAACCCCCAACAAAGAGGAGATGGAGGACTTTAGCGAGCCAAACAAAGTAGCGAATATGATGAACCTGGCACCACTGCTGAACCTGTCGTCGGGCGGCGGATCCCCGAACGCGGCAGCCGCCCTGGCGACGCTTTCCACGCTGCCCGGCGCAGCAGGTCTGTTCTCCAGCTCTGTCACCCTGGAAACAATGCAGAACACTAAGGTGGCCGTGGCGCAGTTCGCTGCGACCGCCCTGGCCAACTGCGCCAACAACCCTGCCGCGATGCAGGAGTTGGCCGTGCTGCAGTCGACGCTGTTcgcgctgcagcagcagcaggtgatGCAGATGAACATCATCCAGCAGCTACAGCAGCAGCTCACCCTGAACAGAGACAGCAAAGAGGGCAGCCCGGTGTCCCCCGCGTCCATTCCCAGGAGCCAGCAGGATGACATTCTCACTCCCCCCTCTCCTCCCATATCAATCCCTTCCAGCCTTCCCCTCTCGTCGGCGAACGTGCCCCTCCAGCCGAGCGGTTACCACCACGAGAGGGAGCGCGAGCGAGTCATGGAGAAGGAGCGGTTCATGCAGCCTTCGCCCTCGTCGCAGGGCACGGCGCTGCCGGCCACGATGATGAGCAAGCCGCTGTCCGCGGGCCCACGCATCTCGATGGCCGAGATCTCGCACACGATCAAGCCACCGGTGAAGGATTCGCCGAGGGTGCCGACCCCGCCCACTACCTCATCCGCCCCGACAAGCATCGCCAACTCGATCATCCCGCCGCACCCGCTGCACCACCAGACGGGAGGTGTGACCGGCTGCTCCATCTCGGCGACCCTGGCGGACACCATCATCACCAACACGGAACCGTTCCCGTCGCTGGACGAGCCGAACTCGCTCGAGATGCTTCAGCGGCGCGCGCAAGAGGTGCTGGACAGCGCCAGTCAGGGCCTGCTCGCCGGTAACCTGGCCGACGAGCTGGCGTTCCGCGGCAGCGGTGGCTCCAAGGGCGGCAAGAACGGCGACGGCAAACGCGGCAGCGAGCCCTTCTTCAAGCACCGCTGTCGCTACTGCGGCAAAGTGTTCGGATCGGATTCGGCGCTGCAGATCCATATCCGCTCGCACACAGGTGAGCGACCGTTTAAATGCAATGTTTGTGGTAGTCGTTTCACCACGAAGGGCAATCTGAAAGTTCATTTCCAAAGACACACGTCCAAGTTTCCgcatattaaaatgaatccAAACCCCGTACCCGAACACTTAGACAAATACCACCCGCCACTGTTGGCGCAGTTACAGCAAAACAATCCTTCTTCGTCGTCGCCTCCCCTGATCCCCCACCCCGTCATCGGGTCGAGCCTGCCGCCCTTCCCGCCGTCGCAGGTGTCCACGCACCCGCCCTCCATTCCCATTCCCTCTTCGCACCACTTTCGGGCCAACTCGCACCCTCTGTTGAACACTTCCACCCTGGTCGCACCTACCGGTTTGCAAATTCCTCCGCCCGCCGTCGCTGCAGTTCCGccgtcgcagcagcagcagcagcaacaccaACAACACCACCACCTGTCGCTGCCGctgcaccaccaccaccaccaccacctgAAACGCGAGCAGTACCAACCCCCGCAGGACGTACCTGAAAACCTGAGCAAACCGGCGCCGCGCCCCTCGAGTAACACGAGCTCCGCGTCGCCTCCGCTGCACGCGCGCGTCAAAGCGGAGGCGGTCTACTCGGACGACGATGATGCCGACAAGCGCAGCAACAGCAACCACCACGAGGACCTGATGCACCCACTAACGTCACCCTCGTCCCACCACACCCCGCACAATGACCTGCACCACCGACCACCCTCGTCTTCTAACCCCTACCTCGACGAAGAGCTGAGCGGAGgcggccgcagcagcagccgcgccgGCGACTTTAGCGAGGAGGAGGCGGCGCTCGGGGGTGGCGACCGCGACGCCGgctcgccgcccccgccgtcGTTTGTCGACGCTGCCGCCGACGAGACTTCGCAGAGATCGCTGCTCTCCCAGCAGGCCGCGTCGCGACACGACCAGCCCGAGAACCTCA ATGAGTCGTCTCCGTTGCCGTCACCCGCGTTGGCGCGATCCTGCGGCAGCCCCTCTGAGAGCAACTCGCTGGGCGCGCTGGACCTCACGCCCAAGATCGCCTCGCCGCCGGCCACCgtcgtcagcagcagcagcagcaccggcggcggcggcggcggcagcagcagcgttaCTCCCTCGGCCCTGTTCGCCTCCCCGCCGGCGATGAACCTGCCCCCGCACCTTGTCAACGGCAATTTCCTGTCGAGCGCGTCGGCGGCTGCCATTCTGGCGCGAATGCCGCCCATGCACGGGTCACCAG tCGGTCGAATTGTTGCAGCACGAGGCAACACGACGTGCAACATTTGCTTCAAGACGTTCGCCTGCAACTCGGCCCTAGAGATCCACTACAGGAGCCACACCAAAGAGCGGCCCTTCAAGTGCACCATCTGCGACCGCGGATTCTCGACCAAG GACGGGGACGCCACCCTGACTAACTCGCCCCGTTCCGATCACCCCCTATCACCCAACCCCGCTCCTTGCGTCTGTGACCAGTGGCGTATCCAGCACAACTCTCCTGCCCCCAAATCAAAACGCCAAACCCCCAAAATCCCGTCCAGAGTCAAGAGAAAACCTCCTGCTCACGGTTTCGGAATTACGGCCAGATTCCCCTACTCCCATCTCAACCTGTTCTTTGACGCTGGATATGCTACTTCACCACTAGCAAGGCAACACCTTCCG GGCAACATGAAGCAGCACATGCTTACCCACAAGATCCGCGACATGCCGCAGCACCTGTTCGACACGAGTAAGAAGCCGTCGTCCCGCGACCGCGACCTGGTGCACTCGAGCCAGATGCTATCGCACGGCCATCACCCCTCGTCGCTGTTGCCGCAGCAGCACCACCAGCCACCGATGCACCTGTCGCTGCAGTCCTTACAGAACTGCAGCAACAGCAACTCGGAGGACGGGTTGGAGGAGCGGGCGCCGTCGACGCCCACCTCAGACTCTCACATCAGCACCCGATCGCCCGAACTGGGCCTCAAGAGACCGTCGCCTGAGGAAGACATGCCCATGGCCAAGCGACCTTCTG GCTTGCACAAGCACTTGTGCCACGTTTGCAATAAGAACTTCTCCTCTTCGTCCGCCCTGCAGATCCATATGCGCACCCACACAGGAGACAAGCCCTTCAAATGCACCGTCTGCCAAAAGGCCTTCACTACCAAGGGAAATCTTAAG GTGCACATGGGCACTCACATGTGGAACAACGGCGCCTctcgccgcggccgccgcatGTCGCTCGACCTGCCGCCCATCCCGATGACCCCCAAGGACTCGGAATTCTTGCAGCGACGACCAGACCTATTTTACCCCTACTTGACAACACCCTTCATCAATGGAATGCAGCAAAAG CTGAACGAAATCTCCGTGATCCAGTCGTCGACGCCGCCGGGCGGTCTGCCGTCGCCGCCAAGCAAGTTTGGTCCGGGTCTGCCAATGGGTTTCCACGGGCTGGGCCAGCCGTTCGACAAGCCGCTGGGCCTGACGACCGCCGATGCGTCGCGGTCGCCGTCGCCTGAGGACAAGTCGTCGCCACTGTCGCTAGTGCGGCACGCGTCGTCGCCGCCGGCCGCCTCCGCCTGGGACATGCACTACCGCCGCCTCTCGCCCGCCGACCGCAACGGATCGCCGCCGTCCACCCAGCAGGGCATCATGTCATTGTCGCCATCGCCGCCGGCCGGGGCACAGAACGCCGAGGCACCGCAGCATCGCGGCGAGTCCTTGGTCGCCTGA
- the LOC135948156 gene encoding homeotic protein spalt-major-like isoform X1, with protein MSRRKQARPIRVLEPEDALQSALTEPAEPGTSILGAINENSCSVSEDDGAESEDLQDADPNSERQCRRCKADFVNLAAYVAHKPTCAKPVDEEELAGSSGEDADDEKRDGGEVLKRRRLQDAENNNGAVTTPNKEEMEDFSEPNKVANMMNLAPLLNLSSGGGSPNAAAALATLSTLPGAAGLFSSSVTLETMQNTKVAVAQFAATALANCANNPAAMQELAVLQSTLFALQQQQVMQMNIIQQLQQQLTLNRDSKEGSPVSPASIPRSQQDDILTPPSPPISIPSSLPLSSANVPLQPSGYHHERERERVMEKERFMQPSPSSQGTALPATMMSKPLSAGPRISMAEISHTIKPPVKDSPRVPTPPTTSSAPTSIANSIIPPHPLHHQTGGVTGCSISATLADTIITNTEPFPSLDEPNSLEMLQRRAQEVLDSASQGLLAGNLADELAFRGSGGSKGGKNGDGKRGSEPFFKHRCRYCGKVFGSDSALQIHIRSHTGERPFKCNVCGSRFTTKGNLKVHFQRHTSKFPHIKMNPNPVPEHLDKYHPPLLAQLQQNNPSSSSPPLIPHPVIGSSLPPFPPSQVSTHPPSIPIPSSHHFRANSHPLLNTSTLVAPTGLQIPPPAVAAVPPSQQQQQQHQQHHHLSLPLHHHHHHHLKREQYQPPQDVPENLSKPAPRPSSNTSSASPPLHARVKAEAVYSDDDDADKRSNSNHHEDLMHPLTSPSSHHTPHNDLHHRPPSSSNPYLDEELSGGGRSSSRAGDFSEEEAALGGGDRDAGSPPPPSFVDAAADETSQRSLLSQQAASRHDQPENLNESSPLPSPALARSCGSPSESNSLGALDLTPKIASPPATVVSSSSSTGGGGGGSSSVTPSALFASPPAMNLPPHLVNGNFLSSASAAAILARMPPMHGSPVGRIVAARGNTTCNICFKTFACNSALEIHYRSHTKERPFKCTICDRGFSTKDGDATLTNSPRSDHPLSPNPAPCVCDQWRIQHNSPAPKSKRQTPKIPSRVKRKPPAHGFGITARFPYSHLNLFFDAGYATSPLARQHLPGNMKQHMLTHKIRDMPQHLFDTSKKPSSRDRDLVHSSQMLSHGHHPSSLLPQQHHQPPMHLSLQSLQNCSNSNSEDGLEERAPSTPTSDSHISTRSPELGLKRPSPEEDMPMAKRPSGLHKHLCHVCNKNFSSSSALQIHMRTHTGDKPFKCTVCQKAFTTKGNLKHCLQVHMGTHMWNNGASRRGRRMSLDLPPIPMTPKDSEFLQRRPDLFYPYLTTPFINGMQQKLNEISVIQSSTPPGGLPSPPSKFGPGLPMGFHGLGQPFDKPLGLTTADASRSPSPEDKSSPLSLVRHASSPPAASAWDMHYRRLSPADRNGSPPSTQQGIMSLSPSPPAGAQNAEAPQHRGESLVA; from the exons ACGAAAATTCGTGCTCAGTGTCGGAAGACGACGGTGCAGAAAGCGAGGATTTGCAGGACGCAGACCCCAACAGCGAGCGCCAGTGCCGACGTTGCAAGGCCGACTTCGTGAATTTGGCCGCCTACGTGGCTCACAAGCCGACCTGCGCCAAGCCGGTGGACGAGGAAGAGCTCGCTGGCTCCTCAGGTGAGGACGCCGACGACGAAAAGCGCGACGGCGGCGAGGTGCTAAAGCGCCGTCGCCTCCAGGACGCTGAGAACAACAACGGAGCCGTCACAACCCCCAACAAAGAGGAGATGGAGGACTTTAGCGAGCCAAACAAAGTAGCGAATATGATGAACCTGGCACCACTGCTGAACCTGTCGTCGGGCGGCGGATCCCCGAACGCGGCAGCCGCCCTGGCGACGCTTTCCACGCTGCCCGGCGCAGCAGGTCTGTTCTCCAGCTCTGTCACCCTGGAAACAATGCAGAACACTAAGGTGGCCGTGGCGCAGTTCGCTGCGACCGCCCTGGCCAACTGCGCCAACAACCCTGCCGCGATGCAGGAGTTGGCCGTGCTGCAGTCGACGCTGTTcgcgctgcagcagcagcaggtgatGCAGATGAACATCATCCAGCAGCTACAGCAGCAGCTCACCCTGAACAGAGACAGCAAAGAGGGCAGCCCGGTGTCCCCCGCGTCCATTCCCAGGAGCCAGCAGGATGACATTCTCACTCCCCCCTCTCCTCCCATATCAATCCCTTCCAGCCTTCCCCTCTCGTCGGCGAACGTGCCCCTCCAGCCGAGCGGTTACCACCACGAGAGGGAGCGCGAGCGAGTCATGGAGAAGGAGCGGTTCATGCAGCCTTCGCCCTCGTCGCAGGGCACGGCGCTGCCGGCCACGATGATGAGCAAGCCGCTGTCCGCGGGCCCACGCATCTCGATGGCCGAGATCTCGCACACGATCAAGCCACCGGTGAAGGATTCGCCGAGGGTGCCGACCCCGCCCACTACCTCATCCGCCCCGACAAGCATCGCCAACTCGATCATCCCGCCGCACCCGCTGCACCACCAGACGGGAGGTGTGACCGGCTGCTCCATCTCGGCGACCCTGGCGGACACCATCATCACCAACACGGAACCGTTCCCGTCGCTGGACGAGCCGAACTCGCTCGAGATGCTTCAGCGGCGCGCGCAAGAGGTGCTGGACAGCGCCAGTCAGGGCCTGCTCGCCGGTAACCTGGCCGACGAGCTGGCGTTCCGCGGCAGCGGTGGCTCCAAGGGCGGCAAGAACGGCGACGGCAAACGCGGCAGCGAGCCCTTCTTCAAGCACCGCTGTCGCTACTGCGGCAAAGTGTTCGGATCGGATTCGGCGCTGCAGATCCATATCCGCTCGCACACAGGTGAGCGACCGTTTAAATGCAATGTTTGTGGTAGTCGTTTCACCACGAAGGGCAATCTGAAAGTTCATTTCCAAAGACACACGTCCAAGTTTCCgcatattaaaatgaatccAAACCCCGTACCCGAACACTTAGACAAATACCACCCGCCACTGTTGGCGCAGTTACAGCAAAACAATCCTTCTTCGTCGTCGCCTCCCCTGATCCCCCACCCCGTCATCGGGTCGAGCCTGCCGCCCTTCCCGCCGTCGCAGGTGTCCACGCACCCGCCCTCCATTCCCATTCCCTCTTCGCACCACTTTCGGGCCAACTCGCACCCTCTGTTGAACACTTCCACCCTGGTCGCACCTACCGGTTTGCAAATTCCTCCGCCCGCCGTCGCTGCAGTTCCGccgtcgcagcagcagcagcagcaacaccaACAACACCACCACCTGTCGCTGCCGctgcaccaccaccaccaccaccacctgAAACGCGAGCAGTACCAACCCCCGCAGGACGTACCTGAAAACCTGAGCAAACCGGCGCCGCGCCCCTCGAGTAACACGAGCTCCGCGTCGCCTCCGCTGCACGCGCGCGTCAAAGCGGAGGCGGTCTACTCGGACGACGATGATGCCGACAAGCGCAGCAACAGCAACCACCACGAGGACCTGATGCACCCACTAACGTCACCCTCGTCCCACCACACCCCGCACAATGACCTGCACCACCGACCACCCTCGTCTTCTAACCCCTACCTCGACGAAGAGCTGAGCGGAGgcggccgcagcagcagccgcgccgGCGACTTTAGCGAGGAGGAGGCGGCGCTCGGGGGTGGCGACCGCGACGCCGgctcgccgcccccgccgtcGTTTGTCGACGCTGCCGCCGACGAGACTTCGCAGAGATCGCTGCTCTCCCAGCAGGCCGCGTCGCGACACGACCAGCCCGAGAACCTCA ATGAGTCGTCTCCGTTGCCGTCACCCGCGTTGGCGCGATCCTGCGGCAGCCCCTCTGAGAGCAACTCGCTGGGCGCGCTGGACCTCACGCCCAAGATCGCCTCGCCGCCGGCCACCgtcgtcagcagcagcagcagcaccggcggcggcggcggcggcagcagcagcgttaCTCCCTCGGCCCTGTTCGCCTCCCCGCCGGCGATGAACCTGCCCCCGCACCTTGTCAACGGCAATTTCCTGTCGAGCGCGTCGGCGGCTGCCATTCTGGCGCGAATGCCGCCCATGCACGGGTCACCAG tCGGTCGAATTGTTGCAGCACGAGGCAACACGACGTGCAACATTTGCTTCAAGACGTTCGCCTGCAACTCGGCCCTAGAGATCCACTACAGGAGCCACACCAAAGAGCGGCCCTTCAAGTGCACCATCTGCGACCGCGGATTCTCGACCAAG GACGGGGACGCCACCCTGACTAACTCGCCCCGTTCCGATCACCCCCTATCACCCAACCCCGCTCCTTGCGTCTGTGACCAGTGGCGTATCCAGCACAACTCTCCTGCCCCCAAATCAAAACGCCAAACCCCCAAAATCCCGTCCAGAGTCAAGAGAAAACCTCCTGCTCACGGTTTCGGAATTACGGCCAGATTCCCCTACTCCCATCTCAACCTGTTCTTTGACGCTGGATATGCTACTTCACCACTAGCAAGGCAACACCTTCCG GGCAACATGAAGCAGCACATGCTTACCCACAAGATCCGCGACATGCCGCAGCACCTGTTCGACACGAGTAAGAAGCCGTCGTCCCGCGACCGCGACCTGGTGCACTCGAGCCAGATGCTATCGCACGGCCATCACCCCTCGTCGCTGTTGCCGCAGCAGCACCACCAGCCACCGATGCACCTGTCGCTGCAGTCCTTACAGAACTGCAGCAACAGCAACTCGGAGGACGGGTTGGAGGAGCGGGCGCCGTCGACGCCCACCTCAGACTCTCACATCAGCACCCGATCGCCCGAACTGGGCCTCAAGAGACCGTCGCCTGAGGAAGACATGCCCATGGCCAAGCGACCTTCTG GCTTGCACAAGCACTTGTGCCACGTTTGCAATAAGAACTTCTCCTCTTCGTCCGCCCTGCAGATCCATATGCGCACCCACACAGGAGACAAGCCCTTCAAATGCACCGTCTGCCAAAAGGCCTTCACTACCAAGGGAAATCTTAAG CATTGCTTACAGGTGCACATGGGCACTCACATGTGGAACAACGGCGCCTctcgccgcggccgccgcatGTCGCTCGACCTGCCGCCCATCCCGATGACCCCCAAGGACTCGGAATTCTTGCAGCGACGACCAGACCTATTTTACCCCTACTTGACAACACCCTTCATCAATGGAATGCAGCAAAAG CTGAACGAAATCTCCGTGATCCAGTCGTCGACGCCGCCGGGCGGTCTGCCGTCGCCGCCAAGCAAGTTTGGTCCGGGTCTGCCAATGGGTTTCCACGGGCTGGGCCAGCCGTTCGACAAGCCGCTGGGCCTGACGACCGCCGATGCGTCGCGGTCGCCGTCGCCTGAGGACAAGTCGTCGCCACTGTCGCTAGTGCGGCACGCGTCGTCGCCGCCGGCCGCCTCCGCCTGGGACATGCACTACCGCCGCCTCTCGCCCGCCGACCGCAACGGATCGCCGCCGTCCACCCAGCAGGGCATCATGTCATTGTCGCCATCGCCGCCGGCCGGGGCACAGAACGCCGAGGCACCGCAGCATCGCGGCGAGTCCTTGGTCGCCTGA